The following proteins are encoded in a genomic region of Astatotilapia calliptera chromosome 22, fAstCal1.2, whole genome shotgun sequence:
- the LOC113014573 gene encoding CMP-N-acetylneuraminate-beta-galactosamide-alpha-2,3-sialyltransferase 1-like isoform X1, with amino-acid sequence MNYRQKKSGVLISLLLCIAVMPMFFSPSWNLSVYSFGPWKSSFCSCLKCIRDGDPWFREQIDASPEPFLPRKHSISENDFLWWKKIKQEKYDFAFFNATVDKVFEMLPIISEDVEPRPDRCRICAVVGNSGNLNGSRYGPLIDLHDFVIRMNYGPTRGFEVDVGTKTTHRVMYPETASLLDHTTHLVFFPFKMEDFLWLLENVGENGDLNKQSLANKNLVMILNPAFMKHVHQVWLLKKGAYPSTGFMALALSLMICDEIYPGPFPACLSSRGRVSGWCFPSVGSEEREPLEDVRFPSFPSHTPEPWTPLPSLQHFVNSITWCRCVNKICKSCKESRSAPESVN; translated from the exons ATGAATTACAGACAGAAGAAATCCGGGGTTCTTATTTCCCTACTCCTGTGCATCGCAGTGATGCCTATGTTTTTCAGTCCTTCATGGAATTTATCTGTTTACTCCTTTGGGCCCTGGAAGTCAAGCTTTTGTTCCTGTCTCAAATGTATAAGAGATGGTGATCCTTGGTTTAGGGAACAGATTGATGCATCTCCTGAACCCTTTTTGCCAAGAAAACACAGCATCTCAGAGAATGATTTCCTCTGGTGGAAG aaaataaagcaggaaaaataCGACTTCGCTTTCTTCAATGCAACAGTAGACAAGGTGTTTGAGATGCTACCGATCATTTCAGAAGATGTAGAACCCAGGCCTGATCGCTGCAGGATTTGTGCTGTAGTGGGGAATTCTGGTAATTTGAATGGATCACGTTATGGACCTCTGATTGATTTGCATGATTTCGTAATAAG AATGAACTATGGGCCGACCAGAGGCTTTGAAGTGGATGTTGGTACCAAAACAACTCATCGTGTCATGTATCCAGAGACTGCTAGCTTATTGGACCACACCACTcaccttgtgttttttccattcaaGATGGAGGATTTTTTGTGGCTCCTTGAGAACGTTGG AGAAAATGGTGATTTAAACAAACAGAGCCTAGCCAACAAGAATTTG GTGATGATCCTCAATCCGGCTTTCATGAAACACGTTCATCAAGTTTGGTTACTAAAGAAGGGTGCTTATCCATCTACTGGCTTCATGGCTTTGGCTTTGAGCTTGATGATTTGTGATGAG ATCTATCCCGGACCTTtccctgcctgcctgtcatCCCGTGGACGAGTGAGTGGATGGTGTTTCCCCAGTGTggggagtgaagagagagagccttTGGAGGACGTCAGATTCCCGTCTTTTCCCTCACATACCCCGGAACCCtggacccccctcccctccctccagcacTTTGTAAATAGCATCACCTGGTGtcgttgtgtaaataaaatctgtaaatcCTGTAAGGAGTCccggtctgcgcctgagtccgttaACTGA
- the LOC113014573 gene encoding CMP-N-acetylneuraminate-beta-galactosamide-alpha-2,3-sialyltransferase 1-like isoform X2 — MNYRQKKSGVLISLLLCIAVMPMFFSPSWNLSVYSFGPWKSSFCSCLKCIRDGDPWFREQIDASPEPFLPRKHSISENDFLWWKKIKQEKYDFAFFNATVDKVFEMLPIISEDVEPRPDRCRICAVVGNSGNLNGSRYGPLIDLHDFVIRMNYGPTRGFEVDVGTKTTHRVMYPETASLLDHTTHLVFFPFKMEDFLWLLENVGENGDLNKQSLANKNLVMILNPAFMKHVHQVWLLKKGAYPSTGFMALALSLMICDEVSVFGFGADSNGNWGHYFEKIKEQNFGTGYHPGTYEYNLIQQLHKIQKITLYKGH; from the exons ATGAATTACAGACAGAAGAAATCCGGGGTTCTTATTTCCCTACTCCTGTGCATCGCAGTGATGCCTATGTTTTTCAGTCCTTCATGGAATTTATCTGTTTACTCCTTTGGGCCCTGGAAGTCAAGCTTTTGTTCCTGTCTCAAATGTATAAGAGATGGTGATCCTTGGTTTAGGGAACAGATTGATGCATCTCCTGAACCCTTTTTGCCAAGAAAACACAGCATCTCAGAGAATGATTTCCTCTGGTGGAAG aaaataaagcaggaaaaataCGACTTCGCTTTCTTCAATGCAACAGTAGACAAGGTGTTTGAGATGCTACCGATCATTTCAGAAGATGTAGAACCCAGGCCTGATCGCTGCAGGATTTGTGCTGTAGTGGGGAATTCTGGTAATTTGAATGGATCACGTTATGGACCTCTGATTGATTTGCATGATTTCGTAATAAG AATGAACTATGGGCCGACCAGAGGCTTTGAAGTGGATGTTGGTACCAAAACAACTCATCGTGTCATGTATCCAGAGACTGCTAGCTTATTGGACCACACCACTcaccttgtgttttttccattcaaGATGGAGGATTTTTTGTGGCTCCTTGAGAACGTTGG AGAAAATGGTGATTTAAACAAACAGAGCCTAGCCAACAAGAATTTG GTGATGATCCTCAATCCGGCTTTCATGAAACACGTTCATCAAGTTTGGTTACTAAAGAAGGGTGCTTATCCATCTACTGGCTTCATGGCTTTGGCTTTGAGCTTGATGATTTGTGATGAG gtCAGCGTCTTTGGGTTTGGAGCAGACAGCAATGGAAACTGGGGCCATTACTTTGAAAAAATCAAAGAGCAAAATTTTGGAACTGGATATCATCCAGGAACATATGAATATAATCTTATTCAGCAGCTacacaaaatacagaaaatcacATTGTATAAAGgacattaa